Proteins encoded within one genomic window of Mycolicibacterium monacense:
- a CDS encoding SDR family NAD(P)-dependent oxidoreductase, with the protein MTQLSGKVALVTGASSGLGAATAKVFAERGATVFGISRDADRMASVFADVPGGTYASVDITSPEACRRAVDDCVAKFGRLDVLANIAGYHQMRHTPTMSDADWDHDLAVNLNGPFFLCRAALPHLLETGGSIVNVASIAGVEGEVYSAGYCAAKHGLVGLTRALAIEFTADRVRINAVCPGGMVTPQTTEFSAPDQADWNLIMRIAAPRGMMDVADVAKTIAFLASDDAAAVHGAVYVVDNGKTAG; encoded by the coding sequence ATGACACAGCTGAGCGGCAAGGTGGCGTTGGTGACGGGCGCGTCGTCGGGGTTGGGTGCGGCGACGGCGAAAGTGTTCGCCGAGCGCGGTGCGACGGTGTTCGGGATCTCCCGCGACGCCGACCGGATGGCGTCGGTGTTCGCCGACGTGCCCGGCGGGACGTACGCGTCGGTCGACATCACCTCCCCCGAGGCCTGCCGCCGAGCCGTCGACGACTGCGTCGCGAAGTTCGGCAGGCTCGACGTGCTGGCGAACATCGCCGGCTACCACCAGATGCGGCATACCCCGACGATGTCCGATGCCGACTGGGACCACGACCTCGCCGTCAACCTCAACGGCCCGTTCTTCCTGTGCCGCGCCGCGTTACCGCACCTGCTCGAGACCGGCGGCAGCATCGTCAACGTCGCCTCCATCGCGGGTGTCGAGGGTGAGGTGTACTCGGCGGGCTACTGTGCGGCCAAACACGGTCTGGTCGGTCTGACGCGCGCACTGGCCATCGAGTTCACCGCGGACCGGGTGCGGATCAACGCCGTCTGCCCCGGCGGCATGGTCACCCCGCAGACGACGGAGTTCTCCGCACCCGATCAGGCGGACTGGAACCTGATCATGCGCATCGCCGCACCCCGCGGGATGATGGATGTCGCCGACGTCGCCAAGACCATCGCGTTTCTGGCCAGCGATGACGCCGCGGCGGTGCACGGCGCGGTGTACGTGGTGGACAACGGGAAGACGGCAGGATGA
- a CDS encoding ABC transporter ATP-binding protein — translation MTEPVLDVADLQVRIGRRDIVRGVSFTVERDKTLGIVGESGSGKSMTVLAATGLLDAPGAVVGGSSRLGGQTPTQLVGASARTLRSVHGGRIGFVFQDPGTSLNPLLTLERQITESLEAHRNMTRRQARERALELLTAVGLPEADRRLDSYPHQLSGGQRQRVMIAIALACDPELLIADEPTTALDVTTQAQIIDLVRDLQRDFGTAVVWISHDLGVIGQVADDVTVLQNGVAVEQAPVLDVFDHPQHDYTRELLAARPLVGGDGPPAADPDAPVLLAVDGLDVRFDVSGPTGRSTVHAVQDLSFQIRRGNTLGLVGESGSGKSTVAAALTGLVAPHAGSATLDGVDVLAVRGADEKRLRRRISLVFQDPFSSLNSRMRVGAAIGEPLAVHKLVDGRAGRRARVAELLDLVGLPTDFASRYPHELSGGQRQRVSIARALATEPDLLILDESTASLDVSVQSKVLDLLARLQRDLGLTYLFIGHDLAVIQRMSHDVLVMRDGAAVEYRPATDLFAAPEQPYTRDLLAAVPPARPRASA, via the coding sequence ATGACCGAACCGGTCCTCGACGTCGCCGACCTGCAGGTGCGGATCGGCAGGCGCGACATCGTGCGCGGGGTCTCGTTCACCGTCGAGCGGGACAAGACGCTGGGCATCGTCGGCGAATCGGGGTCGGGCAAATCGATGACGGTGCTGGCCGCCACGGGTCTGCTGGACGCCCCCGGCGCGGTGGTCGGCGGCTCCAGTCGGCTCGGCGGGCAGACGCCGACGCAGTTGGTCGGCGCCTCGGCCCGCACGCTGCGGTCCGTGCACGGCGGGCGCATCGGTTTCGTGTTCCAGGACCCCGGTACGTCGCTCAACCCCCTGCTGACGCTGGAACGTCAGATCACCGAATCCCTCGAGGCGCACCGGAACATGACGCGCCGGCAGGCCCGCGAACGCGCCCTGGAACTGCTCACCGCGGTGGGACTGCCGGAGGCGGACCGGCGCCTGGACTCCTACCCGCACCAGTTGTCAGGTGGGCAGCGCCAGCGGGTGATGATCGCCATCGCCCTGGCCTGCGACCCGGAACTGCTCATCGCCGACGAACCGACCACCGCACTCGACGTCACCACGCAGGCGCAGATCATCGACCTGGTGCGGGATCTGCAGCGTGACTTCGGCACCGCGGTGGTGTGGATCAGCCACGACCTCGGGGTGATCGGGCAGGTCGCCGACGACGTCACCGTGCTGCAGAACGGGGTGGCGGTCGAGCAGGCCCCGGTGCTCGACGTATTCGACCACCCGCAGCACGACTACACCCGCGAGCTGCTGGCGGCGCGCCCGCTCGTCGGCGGTGACGGTCCTCCAGCCGCCGACCCGGACGCTCCTGTCCTGCTCGCGGTCGACGGCCTCGACGTCCGGTTCGACGTATCCGGTCCGACGGGCCGCTCGACTGTCCATGCGGTGCAGGATCTTTCGTTCCAGATCCGCCGCGGCAACACACTCGGCCTGGTCGGCGAGTCCGGGTCCGGGAAGTCGACGGTCGCCGCCGCGCTGACCGGTCTGGTCGCCCCGCACGCCGGGTCGGCGACGCTGGACGGCGTCGACGTGCTCGCCGTGCGGGGCGCCGACGAGAAGCGGCTACGGCGGCGGATCAGCCTGGTGTTCCAGGATCCGTTCTCCTCGTTGAACTCCCGGATGCGGGTGGGTGCGGCGATCGGTGAACCGCTGGCGGTGCACAAACTGGTCGACGGGCGGGCCGGCCGCCGGGCGCGGGTCGCCGAACTGCTCGACCTGGTCGGGTTGCCCACCGACTTCGCGTCGCGCTACCCGCACGAACTGTCCGGCGGTCAGCGCCAGCGGGTGAGCATCGCCCGCGCGCTGGCGACCGAACCTGATCTGCTGATCCTCGACGAATCGACTGCCTCCCTTGATGTCTCGGTCCAGTCCAAGGTGCTCGACCTGCTGGCCCGACTGCAGCGCGACCTCGGGCTGACGTATCTGTTCATCGGCCACGACCTCGCGGTCATCCAGCGGATGAGCCACGACGTGCTGGTGATGCGCGACGGTGCGGCGGTCGAGTACCGGCCGGCGACGGATTTGTTCGCCGCCCCCGAGCAGCCGTACACCCGGGACCTGCTGGCGGCCGTGCCTCCCGCCCGGCCCCGTGCGTCGGCGTGA
- a CDS encoding ABC transporter permease: protein MSAPADHTSPETRIASWRLLLGNPVTVVSAVILAVVIVVALFAQWLIPYGVNDIDVPNALQAPSGAHWFGTDELGRDVLSRVLAAIQASMRVSVVSVSFAVVVGVTVGVVAGYRGGWLDTVLMRIVDVMFAFPVLLLALAVVAILGPGVTTTILAIGIVFTPIFARVARASTLSVRVEPYVAVSRTMGTGHLYILTRHVLPNISGPLIVQTSLSLAFAILSEAALSFLGLGIQPPQPSLGRMIFDSQGFVTLAWWMAVFPGAAIFVIVLAFNLLGDGLRDVLDPKQRTMIEARAREERE, encoded by the coding sequence ATGAGCGCCCCCGCCGACCACACCAGCCCCGAAACGCGAATCGCGTCGTGGCGGTTGCTGCTCGGCAACCCCGTCACGGTCGTCAGCGCGGTCATCCTCGCGGTGGTCATCGTCGTCGCGCTGTTCGCACAGTGGCTGATCCCCTACGGCGTCAACGACATCGACGTGCCGAACGCGTTGCAGGCCCCCAGCGGCGCGCACTGGTTCGGCACCGACGAACTCGGGCGCGACGTGCTCTCACGCGTACTGGCCGCGATCCAGGCGTCGATGCGGGTGTCGGTGGTCAGCGTGTCGTTCGCGGTCGTGGTCGGGGTGACCGTCGGTGTGGTCGCCGGATACCGCGGCGGGTGGCTGGACACCGTGTTGATGCGCATCGTCGACGTGATGTTCGCGTTCCCGGTGCTTCTGCTCGCGCTCGCGGTGGTGGCGATCCTCGGGCCGGGAGTGACGACGACGATCTTGGCGATCGGCATCGTCTTCACGCCGATATTCGCCCGGGTGGCCCGGGCGAGCACCCTGTCGGTGCGGGTGGAACCCTATGTGGCGGTGTCCCGCACGATGGGCACCGGGCACCTCTACATCCTGACCCGGCATGTGCTGCCGAACATCTCGGGACCGCTGATCGTGCAGACGTCGCTGTCGCTGGCGTTCGCGATCCTGTCCGAGGCCGCGCTGTCGTTCCTCGGTCTGGGTATTCAACCGCCCCAGCCGTCGCTGGGTCGGATGATCTTCGACTCGCAGGGTTTCGTGACGCTGGCGTGGTGGATGGCGGTGTTCCCCGGCGCGGCGATCTTCGTCATCGTCCTGGCGTTCAACCTCCTCGGCGACGGGCTGCGCGATGTGCTGGATCCCAAGCAGCGCACCATGATCGAGGCACGCGCACGCGAGGAGCGAGAATGA